A genomic window from Ideonella sp. WA131b includes:
- a CDS encoding SAM-dependent DNA methyltransferase produces the protein MDQATHNRIVSFIWGIADDVLRDLFKRGKYPDVILPMCVIRRLDAVLEPTKAQVLDTKRLLDDAQITEQRAALCDAAGQAFYNTSKFTLRDLKSRGSQQQLLADFEDYLNGFSDNVQGILDNFKFRNQLPTLSKSDSLGTLIAKFLDRDIDLSPAGIDNHAMGTVFEELVRRFNEENNEEAGEHWTPRDAVRLMARLVFEPIEDRIKAGTYLLYDCACGTGGMLTVAEETLTQIAEARGQPVKALLYGQEINPETYAVCKSDMLLKGEGESAEHIVGGAEWSTLAHDAFPAQSFDFMLANPPYGKSWKKDLEALGGKDGMRDPRFKVMNRGEELSLVTRSSDGQMLFLANMASKMNGKSALGSRIAEVHNGSSLFTGDAGQGESNIRRWIIENDWLEAVVALPLNLFYNTGIATYVWVLSNRKPAHRQGRVQLIDATQWFKSLRKNLGKKNCELSAEDTDRILRTFADFAETPESKIFPNEAFGYWKVTVERPLRLHSQLRLQAIETLRFASGDEDIRAALYDEFGDALTNPHAFVGHKLEQRLAEWGADDDDGDDDDATPRKGLPEKKRKKLADPTTWARDARLVEAALQLREQLGETVFEDHNLFRERVDAALQQAGLRLPAPELRLILKAVSWRVDSAAPVIAKVHKPGKTKADPLHGLFEAPVNGKPALVEYEPDPELRDTEQVPLLEEGGVDAFIRREVLPYTRDAWVKADATKVGYEISFTRHFYRPKPLRTLAEISADILAIEREAEGLLDGLLVQGTAT, from the coding sequence ATGGACCAGGCTACCCACAACCGCATCGTCAGCTTCATCTGGGGCATCGCCGACGACGTGCTGCGTGACCTCTTCAAGCGCGGCAAGTACCCCGATGTCATCCTGCCCATGTGCGTCATCCGCCGGCTCGACGCCGTGCTGGAGCCCACCAAGGCGCAGGTGCTGGACACCAAGCGCTTGTTGGACGATGCCCAGATCACCGAGCAGCGTGCGGCCCTGTGCGACGCCGCCGGCCAGGCGTTCTACAACACCTCGAAGTTCACGCTGCGCGACCTGAAATCGCGCGGCAGCCAGCAGCAACTGCTGGCCGACTTCGAGGACTACCTCAACGGCTTCTCCGACAACGTACAGGGCATCCTGGACAACTTCAAGTTCCGCAACCAGCTGCCCACGCTCTCGAAGTCCGATTCGCTGGGCACCCTGATCGCCAAGTTCCTTGACCGCGACATCGACCTCTCGCCCGCCGGCATCGACAACCACGCCATGGGCACGGTGTTCGAAGAGCTGGTGCGGCGCTTCAACGAAGAGAACAACGAAGAAGCCGGCGAGCACTGGACACCCCGCGACGCCGTGCGCCTGATGGCGCGCCTGGTGTTCGAGCCCATCGAAGACCGCATCAAGGCCGGCACCTACCTGCTCTACGACTGCGCCTGCGGCACTGGCGGCATGCTCACGGTGGCCGAGGAAACGCTGACGCAGATCGCTGAAGCCCGCGGCCAGCCCGTGAAGGCGCTGCTGTACGGCCAGGAGATCAACCCCGAGACCTATGCCGTCTGCAAGTCCGACATGCTGCTCAAGGGCGAGGGCGAGTCCGCCGAGCACATCGTGGGCGGTGCCGAGTGGTCCACGCTGGCGCACGATGCCTTCCCGGCGCAGAGCTTCGACTTCATGCTCGCCAACCCGCCCTACGGCAAGAGCTGGAAGAAGGACCTCGAAGCGCTGGGCGGCAAGGACGGCATGCGCGACCCGCGCTTCAAGGTCATGAACCGCGGCGAGGAGCTGTCGCTCGTGACCCGCTCCAGCGACGGGCAGATGCTGTTCCTGGCCAACATGGCCAGCAAGATGAACGGCAAGAGCGCCTTGGGCAGCCGCATCGCCGAGGTGCACAACGGTTCGTCGCTGTTCACCGGCGACGCCGGCCAGGGCGAGAGCAACATCCGCCGCTGGATCATCGAGAACGACTGGCTCGAGGCCGTCGTCGCGTTGCCGCTGAACCTGTTCTACAACACCGGCATCGCCACCTACGTGTGGGTGCTGAGCAACCGCAAGCCGGCGCACCGCCAGGGCCGCGTGCAGCTGATCGACGCCACGCAGTGGTTCAAGTCGCTGCGCAAGAACCTGGGCAAGAAGAACTGCGAGCTCTCGGCCGAGGACACCGACCGCATCCTCCGCACCTTTGCCGACTTTGCCGAGACGCCGGAGTCCAAGATCTTCCCGAACGAGGCCTTCGGCTACTGGAAGGTGACGGTGGAGCGCCCGCTGCGCCTGCACAGCCAGCTGCGCCTGCAGGCCATCGAGACGCTGCGCTTCGCCTCGGGCGACGAGGACATCCGCGCCGCGCTGTACGACGAGTTCGGCGACGCGCTCACCAACCCGCATGCCTTCGTCGGCCACAAGCTGGAGCAGCGCCTGGCTGAGTGGGGCGCCGACGATGACGACGGCGACGATGACGACGCCACCCCGCGCAAGGGCCTGCCCGAGAAGAAGCGCAAGAAGCTGGCCGATCCCACCACCTGGGCCCGCGACGCGCGTTTGGTGGAGGCGGCCTTGCAGTTGCGCGAGCAATTGGGCGAAACCGTGTTCGAAGACCACAACCTGTTCCGCGAGCGCGTGGACGCCGCCCTGCAGCAGGCCGGCCTGCGGCTGCCCGCGCCCGAGCTGAGGCTCATCCTGAAGGCCGTGAGCTGGCGCGTGGACTCGGCCGCCCCGGTCATCGCCAAGGTTCACAAGCCGGGCAAGACCAAGGCCGACCCGCTGCACGGCCTGTTCGAGGCCCCAGTGAACGGCAAGCCCGCCCTCGTGGAGTACGAGCCGGACCCCGAGTTGCGCGACACCGAGCAGGTGCCGCTGCTGGAAGAAGGCGGCGTCGACGCCTTCATCCGCCGCGAGGTGCTGCCCTACACGCGCGACGCCTGGGTGAAGGCCGACGCCACCAAAGTGGGCTACGAGATCAGCTTCACGCGGCATTTCTACCGCCCCAAGCCGCTGCGCACACTCGCCGAGATCAGCGCCGACATCCTGGCCATCGAGCGCGAGGCCGAAGGCCTGCTCGACGGCCTGCTCGTGCAAGGCACCGCCACATGA
- the ftsZ gene encoding cell division protein FtsZ encodes MPIEMIDEFEQGTQIKVIGVGGGGGNAVEHMISQGVQGVEFICANTDAQALQRSNAGMLVQLGKTGLGAGSKPEMGRVSAEEATDRIKDAISGAHMLFITAGMGGGTGTGAAPVIARVAKEMGILTVGVVTKPFDFEGKRRCMQADDGVAELEANVDSLIVVLNEKLLQVMGEDVTQEQAFAHANDVLKNAVGGISDIIHIPGLVNVDFEDVKTVMSEPGKAMMGTAVAGGPDRATKAAEAAVACPLLEGIDLSGARGVLVLIAASKATFKLAESRNAMNAIKRYAADDAHVIFGTAYDESLGDQLRVTVIATGLSSAKARGVQTPPPMTLVQSPQQAPHHPPQALPRTGTDNLPAVNAPLSAATPAATTLSAGASGLGGVQAAQGYEGLNTPSVWRTNRTHAAAKVDALASNGMDEIEIPAFLRKQAD; translated from the coding sequence ATGCCCATCGAAATGATCGACGAGTTCGAACAAGGCACCCAGATCAAGGTCATCGGCGTCGGCGGCGGCGGCGGGAACGCCGTCGAGCACATGATTTCCCAGGGCGTGCAGGGCGTGGAGTTCATCTGCGCCAACACCGACGCGCAGGCCCTGCAGCGCAGCAACGCCGGCATGCTGGTGCAGCTGGGCAAGACGGGCCTGGGCGCGGGCAGCAAGCCCGAGATGGGGCGGGTCTCGGCCGAAGAGGCCACCGACCGCATCAAGGACGCCATCAGCGGCGCGCACATGCTGTTCATCACCGCCGGCATGGGCGGCGGCACCGGCACCGGCGCGGCGCCGGTGATCGCGCGCGTGGCCAAGGAGATGGGCATCCTCACCGTGGGCGTGGTCACCAAGCCCTTCGACTTTGAAGGCAAGCGCCGCTGCATGCAGGCCGACGATGGCGTGGCCGAGCTCGAGGCCAACGTCGACAGCCTCATCGTCGTGCTCAACGAGAAGCTGCTCCAGGTGATGGGCGAAGACGTGACGCAGGAGCAGGCCTTCGCGCACGCCAACGACGTGCTGAAGAACGCGGTGGGCGGCATCAGCGACATCATCCACATCCCCGGCCTCGTGAACGTGGACTTCGAGGACGTGAAGACGGTGATGAGCGAGCCCGGCAAGGCCATGATGGGCACGGCCGTGGCCGGCGGCCCGGACCGCGCCACCAAGGCGGCCGAGGCGGCCGTGGCCTGCCCGCTGCTGGAGGGCATCGATCTGAGCGGTGCACGCGGCGTGCTGGTGCTGATCGCGGCGAGCAAGGCCACCTTCAAGCTGGCCGAGAGCCGCAACGCGATGAACGCCATCAAGCGTTACGCGGCGGATGACGCGCACGTGATCTTCGGCACCGCCTACGACGAGAGCCTGGGCGACCAGCTGCGCGTGACGGTGATCGCCACGGGCTTGTCCAGCGCCAAGGCGCGCGGCGTGCAGACGCCGCCGCCGATGACGCTGGTGCAGTCGCCGCAGCAGGCTCCGCACCACCCGCCGCAGGCCCTGCCGCGCACCGGCACCGACAACCTGCCGGCGGTGAACGCCCCGTTGAGCGCTGCCACGCCGGCTGCAACCACGCTGAGCGCCGGGGCGTCGGGCCTGGGCGGCGTGCAGGCCGCGCAAGGCTACGAGGGCCTGAACACCCCCAGCGTGTGGCGCACCAACCGCACGCACGCGGCGGCCAAGGTGGACGCGCTGGCCAGCAACGGGATGGACGAGATCGAGATTCCGGCGTTCCTGCGCAAGCAGGCGGACTGA
- the ftsA gene encoding cell division protein FtsA — protein MAKDYKDMVFGLDIGTAKVMVVAAEVVDGELRLAGLGVAPTHGLKRGVVVNIDATVASIQQALKEAEMMAACKITSVYTGITGSHIRGLNSTGMVIVRDNREVTPTDVARVVETAKAINIPNDQRLLLVEPQEFVIDGHEVKEPIGMSGSRLEVKVHIVTGAGSAAENILKCVRRCGLEVERLVLNPSASASAVLTDDERQLGVAVVDIGAGTTDVQIYTDGSVRHTAVIPIAGDLITSDIAMALRTPTKDAEEIKLEHGVAKQLLADPSAMVEVPGLGDRAPRMLNKQALAGVIEPRVEEIFSLVHQVIRESGYEELLSSGIVITGGSAVMPGMVELGEDIFLKPVRKGLPLYGGTLADMVASPRSATVMGLLEEARVARTRGHKAAAQAGSVKNLVGRAKDWFLGNF, from the coding sequence ATGGCCAAGGACTACAAGGACATGGTGTTCGGTCTGGACATCGGCACCGCCAAGGTGATGGTGGTGGCCGCCGAAGTGGTCGACGGCGAGCTGCGCCTGGCCGGCCTGGGCGTGGCACCCACGCATGGCCTCAAGCGCGGCGTCGTCGTCAACATCGACGCCACCGTGGCCAGCATCCAGCAGGCGCTCAAAGAGGCCGAGATGATGGCCGCCTGCAAGATCACGAGCGTCTACACCGGCATCACCGGCAGCCACATCCGCGGCCTCAACAGCACCGGCATGGTGATCGTGCGGGACAACCGCGAGGTCACGCCCACCGACGTGGCGCGCGTGGTCGAGACGGCCAAGGCCATCAACATCCCCAACGACCAGCGGCTGCTGCTGGTGGAGCCGCAGGAGTTCGTCATCGACGGGCACGAGGTCAAGGAGCCCATCGGCATGAGCGGCTCGCGCCTGGAGGTCAAGGTGCACATCGTCACCGGGGCCGGCAGCGCCGCCGAGAACATCCTCAAGTGCGTGCGCCGCTGCGGGCTGGAGGTCGAGCGCCTCGTGCTCAACCCCAGCGCCAGCGCCAGCGCCGTGCTGACCGACGACGAGAGGCAGCTCGGTGTGGCCGTGGTCGACATCGGCGCCGGCACCACCGACGTGCAGATCTACACCGACGGCAGCGTGCGCCACACCGCCGTCATCCCGATTGCCGGCGACCTCATCACCAGCGACATCGCGATGGCGCTGCGCACGCCCACCAAGGATGCCGAAGAGATCAAGCTCGAGCACGGCGTGGCCAAGCAGCTGCTGGCCGACCCGTCGGCGATGGTCGAGGTGCCCGGCCTGGGCGACCGCGCGCCGCGCATGCTCAACAAGCAGGCGCTGGCCGGCGTGATCGAGCCGCGCGTGGAGGAGATCTTCAGCCTCGTGCACCAGGTCATCCGCGAAAGCGGCTACGAGGAGCTGTTGTCCAGCGGCATCGTCATCACCGGCGGCAGCGCGGTGATGCCGGGCATGGTGGAGCTGGGCGAAGACATCTTCCTGAAGCCTGTGCGCAAGGGTTTGCCGCTGTACGGCGGCACGCTGGCCGACATGGTGGCCAGCCCGCGCAGCGCCACCGTGATGGGGCTGCTCGAAGAAGCCCGCGTGGCGCGCACGCGCGGGCACAAGGCGGCGGCACAAGCCGGCTCGGTGAAAAACCTGGTCGGCCGCGCCAAGGACTGGTTTCTCGGCAATTTCTGA
- a CDS encoding cell division protein FtsQ/DivIB — MTTLRRPAQPAAPARAAAPLPADVRLMNAVASAVFVLAAAGAGLAAWAWLMRSPWFPIRAIQLDGDLARNSLPTIRANAAPRLAGNFFSVDLQQSRAAFEGVPWVRRAVVRRVWPDRLAVRLEEHRAVALWAGEELLSAADTGRLVNSHGEVFDANVGDVEDEALPVLGGPEDRAAEVLALLQRLQPLLEPLDLRLSALHLSGRGSWRAGFDSGATMELGRGSEDEVVARTERFARTFAAANAKWRAPMLHADLRHANGYAMRLRGVTTTPSAAATPAGATN; from the coding sequence ATGACCACGCTCCGCCGCCCCGCACAGCCCGCTGCCCCCGCGCGCGCCGCCGCGCCGCTGCCGGCCGACGTGCGCCTGATGAACGCCGTGGCCAGCGCGGTGTTCGTGCTGGCCGCGGCCGGCGCCGGCCTGGCCGCCTGGGCCTGGCTGATGCGCAGCCCTTGGTTCCCGATCCGCGCCATCCAGCTCGACGGCGACCTGGCACGCAACAGCCTGCCCACCATCCGCGCCAACGCCGCGCCGCGGCTGGCCGGCAATTTCTTCAGCGTCGACCTGCAGCAGAGCCGAGCCGCCTTCGAGGGCGTGCCCTGGGTGCGCCGCGCCGTGGTGCGCCGGGTGTGGCCCGACCGGCTGGCGGTGCGGCTCGAAGAGCACCGTGCGGTGGCGCTGTGGGCGGGCGAGGAGCTGCTGTCCGCCGCCGACACCGGCCGCCTGGTCAACAGCCACGGCGAGGTGTTCGATGCCAACGTCGGCGACGTCGAGGACGAGGCCCTGCCCGTGCTCGGCGGCCCGGAAGACCGCGCCGCCGAGGTGCTGGCCCTGCTGCAGCGGCTGCAGCCCCTGCTCGAGCCGCTGGACCTGCGGCTGAGCGCGCTGCACCTGTCGGGCCGCGGCTCGTGGCGCGCCGGCTTCGACAGCGGCGCGACCATGGAGCTCGGCCGCGGCAGCGAAGACGAGGTGGTGGCGCGCACCGAACGCTTCGCGCGCACCTTCGCCGCAGCCAACGCCAAGTGGCGCGCCCCCATGCTGCACGCCGACCTGCGCCACGCCAACGGCTACGCCATGCGGCTGCGCGGCGTGACCACCACCCCCAGCGCCGCCGCCACACCGGCCGGCGCGACGAACTGA